In the Methanobacterium alcaliphilum genome, one interval contains:
- a CDS encoding DUF371 domain-containing protein has translation MRYSFHAQGHPNVTSAHKTTFEVTMDPEIGEAADCIIGVSSEKSMLNFPEEFKKAIAKNNSSIRVVLTTKNAYDEIKGTGNVSLSLDHPTDIVCRKSDYVCSRTLMIKSDKAACDLNPLLIEDLSKGEKLNVDIIVE, from the coding sequence ATGCGTTATTCTTTTCATGCTCAAGGGCACCCTAATGTAACATCTGCCCATAAAACAACCTTTGAAGTGACCATGGATCCAGAAATTGGTGAAGCTGCTGATTGCATAATTGGTGTTTCATCAGAAAAATCCATGCTTAATTTTCCAGAAGAATTTAAAAAAGCTATTGCAAAAAATAATTCGTCCATCCGGGTTGTTTTAACCACTAAGAATGCTTATGATGAGATTAAAGGCACTGGAAATGTTTCTTTAAGCCTGGATCATCCAACGGATATTGTTTGCAGAAAAAGTGATTATGTCTGCAGCAGAACATTAATGATAAAATCAGATAAGGCCGCCTGTGATTTAAACCCCCTATTAATTGAAGATTTAAGTAAGGGGGAGAAGTTAAATGTCGATATAATTGTAGAATAA
- a CDS encoding DUF488 family protein, giving the protein MKEIYELPKEEDGFRILIDESWPKDLSQEEVKVDLWFKEMTSGGYEDQLSENGFETYLNEPGNENDLVKIIRDIEKKKGTVTFVYSTIESIKRLQVNCCN; this is encoded by the coding sequence ATGAAAGAAATATACGAACTCCCTAAAGAAGAAGATGGATTTAGAATATTAATTGACGAATCTTGGCCTAAAGACTTATCCCAAGAAGAAGTTAAGGTAGATTTATGGTTTAAAGAAATGACATCTGGTGGGTATGAGGATCAATTATCTGAAAATGGTTTTGAAACATATCTGAATGAACCCGGCAATGAAAATGATTTAGTAAAAATTATTAGGGATATTGAAAAAAAGAAAGGAACGGTCACATTTGTATACTCAACAATTGAGAGCATAAAACGACTGCAAGTTAACTGCTGCAATTAA
- the galU gene encoding UTP--glucose-1-phosphate uridylyltransferase GalU translates to MKAVIPAAGLGTRFLPATKAQPKEMLPVFDKPTIQYVVEEAVASGIDDILIITGKGKRSIEDHFDRSFELEYHLRENGKTDFLEQIESISELADIYFVRQKKQKGLGDAIYCSRKHIDGEPFAVLLGDTITRSKIPCTKTLMEVHEKYGASALAVETVPDEKIERYGIIKGKEVSPSTYLIEDMVEKPSSEVAPSNMAIMGRYVLESEIFDHIESIPPGFGGEIQLTDAMRLLDNIYGCVFDGKTFDIGNKVEWLKTSIEFAFEDPEARRDLVEYMREILD, encoded by the coding sequence ATGAAAGCAGTGATACCAGCCGCGGGTTTAGGGACTCGATTCCTACCTGCAACCAAAGCACAACCAAAAGAAATGCTACCTGTCTTTGACAAACCAACCATACAATATGTGGTGGAAGAAGCAGTAGCTTCAGGGATTGATGATATATTAATCATAACCGGTAAAGGAAAACGTTCTATTGAAGATCATTTTGATCGTTCATTTGAATTGGAATATCATTTAAGAGAGAATGGGAAAACTGATTTTTTAGAACAGATAGAATCAATCTCAGAACTAGCAGATATTTATTTTGTACGCCAAAAGAAACAAAAAGGACTGGGAGATGCCATATATTGCTCAAGGAAACATATTGACGGTGAACCATTTGCCGTACTTTTAGGGGACACCATCACCAGATCAAAGATTCCCTGCACTAAAACATTGATGGAAGTGCATGAAAAGTATGGGGCATCTGCCCTAGCAGTGGAAACGGTTCCTGATGAAAAGATTGAGCGATATGGTATAATCAAAGGTAAAGAAGTCAGTCCATCCACCTATTTAATTGAAGACATGGTTGAAAAACCATCCTCTGAAGTTGCACCATCTAATATGGCTATCATGGGTAGATATGTTCTGGAAAGTGAAATTTTTGATCATATTGAAAGCATACCTCCTGGATTTGGAGGAGAAATCCAACTAACTGATGCCATGCGGCTTCTGGACAATATATATGGCTGTGTTTTTGATGGGAAAACTTTTGATATTGGGAATAAAGTAGAATGGTTAAAAACATCCATTGAATTTGCTTTTGAAGATCCTGAAGCTCGCCGCGATCTCGTAGAATATATGAGAGAAATTTTAGATTAA
- a CDS encoding DUF167 family protein has translation MKAVTETKDGILVNIDVTPNASKFAISGYNSWRERIEIRITALPQKGKANKEIIKEISKLTGKEVELVSGQKSHQKTLKIYDILQVEFLEVINSFL, from the coding sequence ATGAAAGCTGTCACTGAAACTAAGGATGGGATACTTGTAAATATTGATGTAACTCCCAATGCTTCAAAATTTGCCATCTCAGGATATAACTCCTGGAGGGAGAGGATAGAAATTCGAATCACTGCCTTACCCCAAAAAGGAAAGGCCAACAAAGAAATCATAAAAGAAATCTCTAAACTCACGGGAAAAGAAGTAGAATTAGTTTCTGGACAAAAAAGCCATCAAAAAACATTAAAAATATATGATATATTACAGGTTGAATTTTTAGAAGTAATAAATTCATTTTTATAG
- a CDS encoding GIY-YIG nuclease family protein, with translation MKGTYCLIIELNNRTNLKVGCIGKLDLKKGFYIYVGSALNSLESRVKRHLSSKKKVHWHIDYFLTHNDTQIREVLFSIGDEKIECNLASNILEKGKGIVNFGCSDCKCSSHLIYFKEYSEALKYTKQAFNKLNIESNNLEFLLSLERT, from the coding sequence ATGAAAGGAACTTACTGTTTAATTATAGAACTAAATAATCGAACCAATCTTAAAGTAGGCTGTATAGGTAAATTAGATTTAAAAAAAGGGTTTTACATATATGTTGGGTCTGCTTTAAATTCCCTGGAAAGTCGGGTGAAAAGACATCTTTCCTCTAAAAAAAAAGTGCACTGGCATATTGATTATTTTCTAACCCATAATGATACCCAGATAAGAGAAGTACTCTTTTCAATTGGAGATGAAAAAATAGAATGTAACCTGGCATCAAATATTTTAGAAAAAGGTAAGGGGATTGTAAATTTTGGTTGTTCTGATTGTAAATGCAGTTCACATCTAATTTATTTTAAAGAATATTCTGAGGCATTAAAATACACTAAACAGGCATTTAACAAATTAAATATTGAATCAAATAATTTAGAGTTTTTATTGAGTCTGGAAAGAACTTGA